The segment TAACGGTATTGGACTGCAATAATCAGCGATGTGAAAATAGTCAATTGATTAAAGAAAAAAATCAGGAAAGAATGGTTCATCAATGTATTGTCCAAAAACGTAACCGCTAAAGGGCCAAACGAAAATAGCGATACCGGCATCGTAAAGCCCGTTACGGCAAACAGGAAAAATGTCAAGGCTTTTTCAATAACCAGTAAAGCCACTACGTACGCCTGCATCACGATTGCTGCCCGAAAAGTCATTTTCGTCAGCTTGCTGAAGAGAAAAGCCACACCATAGGAATGGAAAGCTAAATAAAACCCGGCCCAAATCAATGTACCCGCTAGCGAAGTCCAGCGGGCAAGCGTGTAGGCATCCCAAGACGCCTCCGTTAAATAAGGAGTCAAGGATGAGGTATTCATCCCCCAGATTTCACGCAGCGCAAAGAGAAGCACCCCTAAAACAAAAATCCAGGCAAGGCGCTGGTTGAATTTCCGCATTTCGTTTTCTTGCAAATTATGTATTAACTCTCCCTGTCGGGTAAAATAATGCCAGAATTTAAAATCAAATATCATGTATGTGATTCCTTTCAGCGCAAATGATGGTTCTGCTCCCTTTAACTTTACCAAAAAAAACACCGCTTTGAAACGATAAAGCTGTCACATTTTTTAATATTTCAGTCTTTAAGCTAAAAGCGTATCAAATATCACAAGCATCCCGGCGCCGTTTGTTAAGCATTAAAAAAGAAGCTCCTTTAAGAAAGCTGCCGGAACCGTTCATATTTGTTCTTCTTAAATATGAAAAAACTCCTGCAAACTGCAGGAGTTTCTAAAAAATCTTATACGATTTTGTATTTCTTATGTGAAATTACGGTCATGTTGGATGCTGCACCAATTTCCTTTGCATCTTCATGTGAAATCTCGACAATCACCGAGTTGTCCATAATTTTAAAGATCGTTCCGTTAACTTCCACTCCGTTGCGAGTGAAGGAAATCCATTCACCAATTCTGCGGGCTGCTACAAATTCCGATACCTCTTTTTCATGTGGTTGAAATGCCATCGTTATCCTCGCCTCTCTTTAGTAGAAACAATATCTATTTATTATATCATAAAAAAGACAGAATTTCACCTCTTAAGCTGCATAGATTTTAACCGGCAGTTCCAGGCCCCCCATCCGCAATCAGCTGTACCCGCATACTCCTGCATCTTGTACGCCACCAGGCTTTTTCAACTGTTTTTCACTCGACTCCCGGCAAAATGGTCAAGGTTTTAGCGTCAGCATCCAGCTGGGCTTCCACTCCAAGCGGGACAGAAAAATGCGGTTCACAATGTCCAATTTTAAAGCCTTTGACGACCGGCACTTTCAATTCACTGAAGTAATCATCAAACACTTGATCCAGCGTCAACGATCTTTCTTTTTTCTTCGGTTCCGAATTTTTAAAGTCTCCGATGACAATTCCGGCCACTTCATCAAATTTTCGGGCCATCCGCAAATGGTTCAGCAATTCGTCCACTTGATAAGGCTCTTCGTCGATGTCTTCTATCAACAAGATCTTGCCTTTCACGTCCAGCTCGAACTTGGTGCCGATGGCGCTTCGCAGCAGCGATAGATTTCCCCCGACCAGTTCCCCTTGTGCCATTCCTGCGCTGAGCGCTGTAAGCGGAGAAATTTCTTCGGAATAATGCAATTCGAAAGGCCCGAACAACTGGCCGAACATCCGGGCGCTGCGTTCATGAAATTCCTCTTTGCCCACATCCGACGCCAGCATCGGCCCATGAAATGTCACCAACTCCGAGTATTGGCCAATTGCCGAATGTAAAAACGTAATATCTGAATAGCCCCAGAATATTTTCGGATTTTCTTTGATCATCTGGAAATCGATGCTTTCCGCCAAACGCGCTGATCCATATCCGCCGCCTGCACAGATGATGCCTGAAATTTCCGGGTCTTCGAACATGGCATGCAAATCCGCAAGCCGCTCGTCATCCGTTCCAGCCAAATGGCCGTTCTTCGCTTCCACTGATTTTCCCATTTTCACTTTCAGCCCCAATTGTTCCAAAAACGGCAAAGCCTTCTTCAAATTCTCTAAATTTGGCGGGCTTGACGGTGAAATCACTCCTACCGTATCCCCTTTTTTCAAACGCCTTGGTTTGATTCGCACAAGCATCCACTCCTATTTTAACTAGTCTTCATGTATGTAAGCATACCGCTTTGCTGCAGAAAGTAAAACTCCTGCGAAATTCATATTCATGAACACAGAAATTTTCATGTAAGGAATTCTTTTTTTGTTGCTCCACTTTAACAATTAGTGGATCTTCAAGAACTTCATCAAACTAAATCTCTCAATACAGCGGCCGAATTTCAATAAATTCCTTTAAGAAATCTTCATTAATTTAATAAAAATTGGAAAATATTAATTAAAAACAACGATAATTTAGAATTTTTAGTCATTTTGGTCCATGATAAGAAATTGATCTTGCTATATGATTAAAAACAAGTTATAAAACGGCTTACCAAAACCTTATAACTTGCAGGGAAGATCTTCTTTTATAAAACCAACACAGGGAGTGGATATGTATGAATTTTGATAAAGTGCTTGAACTAGAGTGGGAAGATCTTGCAATTGGATTAGCCGGTTCAACTGCCTTAATGCTGTTCCTGAATTTCTTCACATTAATGTAAGAGGTGACTTATGCATATCGGAGTATATTAAAAGCCCTTTTCCGGAAATCTGGAAAGGGGCTTTTATGCGTTTTTTTATGTATACAAAAACGCCTGCTCTCAATTGATCCGGGCAGGCGTTTTATCCATAGGCTAAATTCACTTTACAAACCTCCATTTTCCTGTTGTTGTTTAATCAAGTCATTGAACATCGCTTCATCGTGTGCGGCCAAAGCGTAATCAATCATACGGTTAAAGTTTTCCTGTTCAAGAAAATGAATAGCTTCTTCCGCTTCCTGTTTTGCTTGGTCGTTCACTTCCAGCAGACCTTCTCTCTCTTCCTGCAATATGGCTTGCAGATGCATGTGGATATCAGACACTAACAGCAACTGATATAGCGGCAATCGGATAAATCTGTTGCCTTTTTGGAACACAAACACTTCAGATAGATTCTCTACTTGAAATGTATTTAAATTGACGACTATCTCTTTGCCTTCTACTGGAATAAAATGAAACAGTTCATCATCTTTAAGAATCGAGAAGTATTGATAGGCAAATACGAACCTTACGAGATGATCTTCTTTCTTTGTATAAAAAGGTTTCATCAATTTAACATGCAGCATGACACTCCCCCCCTTTTCAAAAAGAATTTGAATATTCTTACTACACTCATAATATCATATATCTCTCATTTCCGATACAAAAAAGCACAGGGCTAATCAAACCATTATGCCAAATTGTGACGGCGCTGCTTCTTTGGAGACACAATAAAATGCATCTCATTGGAGGGGATTAGAATAAATAAAGAATCCATTAGAGAGCGGAGAAATATTTCGAATTCCTGTTCTTCCGTTTCCCTTTTTTTGAAGATGATGCAATTGGCATGAAAATCGATGCGCACTTCTTTTAAAGGGCTATCCGGAAATAGCTCATTGTTGGTAAATACGAAACTATCATGCGACGCAGCCGCCTGCCATTCCACTTTTGGGAAGCAGCTGTCTGCATGCCGCCAGAAAAGCTCCCACCGGCTGATTGCCTCTGGAGTTATTACATACCTTAAATCCGGAATTGCTAAAACATAGGAATCCATCAAGTCCATTCTCCTTTCGTTATTGTTTTTTAGGTTTACACGGATTGGACAAGTTATTTACAGCAGCAGATATTTCACAAAACAGCTCCGCTTGCCATGGGCGTCTCTGCTGTTTTTCTTCGGATTTAAGTGATCAATCATCAAAAAGCTGTATCAATGGTCCTCTCTTTTCCAGAAAGCTTCTCTAGCGCCGACGCGTCCACGGGCAAGGTGGAGCGATGAGACGAGTGTCCTTCCCGGCTTATCGTGGAAGTCCTCCCCATAGCGGCCGAAGCGGGATTTTCAAAAATCATTTTTCAGTTCAACTGATATAAAACAGAACCAAATTCACGCCGCCGGCAGCAGAAATCCGTCAGTGAAAACCCACAGATCCATCAAAAGATAAGCACTAAATTTTCTTCATCGTTTACGGAGCTCTCTGAAAGCCGTATAATAGAAGGAAAGTTTTTATTTGGAGCGATGCATATGGCTACGGTTCAATCCCTAGCAAAACGGTTCGATGACACGATACACAATTATATGGCTGCTATCGACAAATCACTCAATCCATCGCGTGAGCAGGATGAGGAAATGGTTCGAAAAGCAGTCTTTTTAGTGCGCCATGACGGAGTGCAGATTTTGTCGTTCAATGAAGAGCGGCTATTGCTTGAAGCAATCGTCAAAGATGCCCATACAGTTAAAGTTCTGTTAAACTTCGATAAATTGAACGCCGCTTGCGCTTGTCCGCAGGAAGAGATGTGCCGCCATAAATTGGCTGTGGTTTTTGCGCTTTACCAGAAAATCGGCTCTCTATCAGAATGGGTAGCTGACTGGCGATCCCGCCCTTCTGATCCCCTTAGTCTCCTTACCAGCAAACGGTCACCTGATCAATGGACACAGCTTATCCGCAATGCCTGGCGCGATCCAGTTCCGGATTACACAACACGCAATTATTTTTATTTTGAACAGATGTATGAAGGGCGTTTGAAAAATGCGCTTTCCTTTGTG is part of the Planococcus shenhongbingii genome and harbors:
- a CDS encoding DUF2187 family protein, whose translation is MAFQPHEKEVSEFVAARRIGEWISFTRNGVEVNGTIFKIMDNSVIVEISHEDAKEIGAASNMTVISHKKYKIV
- a CDS encoding S66 peptidase family protein, with product MRIKPRRLKKGDTVGVISPSSPPNLENLKKALPFLEQLGLKVKMGKSVEAKNGHLAGTDDERLADLHAMFEDPEISGIICAGGGYGSARLAESIDFQMIKENPKIFWGYSDITFLHSAIGQYSELVTFHGPMLASDVGKEEFHERSARMFGQLFGPFELHYSEEISPLTALSAGMAQGELVGGNLSLLRSAIGTKFELDVKGKILLIEDIDEEPYQVDELLNHLRMARKFDEVAGIVIGDFKNSEPKKKERSLTLDQVFDDYFSELKVPVVKGFKIGHCEPHFSVPLGVEAQLDADAKTLTILPGVE
- a CDS encoding transcriptional regulator; this encodes MLHVKLMKPFYTKKEDHLVRFVFAYQYFSILKDDELFHFIPVEGKEIVVNLNTFQVENLSEVFVFQKGNRFIRLPLYQLLLVSDIHMHLQAILQEEREGLLEVNDQAKQEAEEAIHFLEQENFNRMIDYALAAHDEAMFNDLIKQQQENGGL